A region of Bombus huntii isolate Logan2020A chromosome 15, iyBomHunt1.1, whole genome shotgun sequence DNA encodes the following proteins:
- the LOC126873860 gene encoding serum response factor homolog B-like, which yields MENMQQIPPITILNKGETYFINRAVDTTNTKQSTNEDRDCSVINEVEMEITQNNDEKNNIKGYRNRKATMAIGNSSTKLLQLTARRDSDPAENPITHIPKPPPIYIDAKIIDPLIDLLNSTAGKENYTIKQLKFDQTNTSNIYEELAKVGHQIRTINNITRYDTKQPLPLFLIELEPKNNNKEIFEVKKVLNTIITVEPLRHKKDIPQCMRCQKYGYTKNYCNRNPTCVKWAGKHLTMNCPHTGKTNYINCYNCSGNHSASYKGCIVRKQLQRKLSPPLRNRTYNNYHKQQDSAEIETSRNVQHVTNINHNNTNTNGSRSYAQVTKQSTPLDNQNQNNMNDATETKELLKQSIKNTEMLAKMISEQNAVLRQQTQQIIVIQVSKEYIQATTVTVQTSSNYLQLSAVYVPQRHKITSQMWEEYFQHLGDKSIAAGDYNSKHTLCGSIITTPRVTKGLNANKLNTAPSLELTSDHTPIIITYRNKPILHNNSETCNKTTKMANIQRNNREQNQLQHTIENTRTHQTGSNSIDRNYPRSSMDNHYT from the exons ATGGAAAATATGCAACAAATACCACCAATAACAATACTAAACAAAGGCGAAACATACTTTATAAACAGAGCTGTAGATACAACAAACACAAAACAATCAACAAACGAAGATCGTGACTGCTCAGTTATAAATGAAgtagaaatggaaattacaCAAAATAATGACGAAAAGAATAATATCA AGGGCTATCGAAACAGAAAGGCAACAATGGCTATAGGAAATTCCTCTACAAAACTCCTTCAGCTCACTGCCAGAAGAGATTCAGACCCAGCTGAAAATCCAATAACACACATTCCTAAACCACCACCAATCTACATAGATGCTAAAATAATAGACCCCCTAATTGATCTGTTAAACAGCACggcaggaaaagaaaattacaccATTAAACAACTTAAATTCGATCAG ACAAATACAAGTAACATATACGAGGAATTAGCCAAAGTCGGACATCAGATAAgaacaataaataacataaCCAGATATGATACTAAACAACCATTACCGCTATTTCTAATAGAACTTGAACCTAAAAACAATAACAAGGAAATTTTCGAAGTTAAAAAAGTTCTAAACACAATAATTACAGTCGAGCCACTGAGAcacaaaaaagacataccgCAATGTATGCGGTGTCAAAAATATGGATATACAaaaaattactgcaacagaaaCCCGACGTGTGTCAAATGGGCAGGAAAACACCTAACAATGAACTGCCCACACACGGGAAAAACAAACTATATAAACTGTTACAACTGCAGTGGAAACCACTCAGCCAGCTACAAAGGCTGTATAGTTAGAAAACAACTTCAACGTAAACTGTCTCCGCCGCTTCGAAACAGGACATACAATAACTATCACAAACAACAAGACAGCGCAGAAATTGAGACATCAAGAAATGTACAGCACGTAACGAATATCAACCATAATAATACCAATACCAACGGTAGCcgaagctacgcgcaagtaaCCAAACAATCAACACCCTTAGACAATCAAAACCAGAATAACATGAATGACGCTACAGAAACCAAAGAACTACTAAAGCAATCCATCAAGAATACTGAAATGTTAgcaaaaatgataagcgaacAAAACGCAGTCCTCAGACAGCAAACGCAACAAATCATAGTCAT CCAAGTTAGTAAGGAATATATCcaagcaaccaccgttacaGTCCAAACTAGCAGCAACTATTTACAGCTATCAGCAGTATATGTACCACAGCGACACAAAATTACATCACAAATGTGGGAAGAGTACTTTCAACATTTAGGTGACAAGTCTATCGCAGCGGGAGACTACAACTCAAAGCACACACTATGCGGATCAATAATCACTACACCTCGAG ttacaaagggactaaacgcaaataaactaaatacAGCACCCAGCCTCGAGCTTACCTCCGATCATACacccataataattacatacagaaacaaaccaatacttCACAACAATTCAGAGACatgcaataaaaccaccaaaATGGCAAacattcaaagaaataatcgagagCAAAATCAACTGCAACATACCATTGAAAACACCCGAACACACCAAACAGGCAGTAACAGTATtgacagaaactatccaagaagcagcatGGACAACCATTATACCTGA